A single region of the Deltaproteobacteria bacterium genome encodes:
- a CDS encoding ATP-binding protein, whose translation MMLSRARPDWSAVAPAWPDPRFSRPAGVGKTHLAISLAVVAAESGRRVYYGTLAGLIESLMDAKTAGNLSRRLRVLTHPALLVVDEIGYLPVTQDGAVLFLAIENCTVPRRASVQI comes from the coding sequence ATGATGCTTTCGAGGGCCCGGCCTGATTGGTCAGCGGTGGCTCCTGCCTGGCCAGATCCACGATTTTCTCGGCCCGCAGGGGTCGGGAAGACGCATCTTGCCATCAGCCTGGCCGTCGTCGCCGCCGAGTCCGGCCGTCGCGTCTACTACGGTACCCTGGCGGGACTGATCGAATCGCTCATGGACGCTAAGACCGCCGGTAATCTCTCCCGTCGGCTGCGGGTCCTCACCCATCCCGCTTTGCTCGTGGTGGACGAGATCGGCTACCTGCCTGTCACCCAGGACGGCGCCGTGCTCTTCTTGGCAATCGAAAACTGCACAGTTCCGAGAAGGGCGTCAGTGCAGATCTGA